A single region of the Nocardioides sp. W7 genome encodes:
- a CDS encoding glycosyltransferase family 1 protein, with protein sequence MENLRVLIVSESFLPQVNGVTNSVRRVLEHLAATGHVAELVAPTGPPSYAGFPVTHARGASLPFYRDFRIGLESRRRLRSVMLRFRPDVVHIASPATLGYQATRAAAELGIPTLAVYQTDLVGFAERYGIAGGCRAMASLTRRIHHRVDLTLAPSSASLLQLDGLGIPRTVLWPRGVDLQAFHPVRRSAALRRELAPDGRLLVGYVGRLAPEKELHLLTTLAEDPRYRLVLVGGGPEEQRLRTLLPGAAFLGVLHGEALGAAYASLDVFVHTGRHETYCQSAQEALASGVPVVAPRAGGPVDVVADRVAGLLYEPGDAAELASYVGRLADDTLYRRRMGLAARRSVGDRSWRAVNERLVEHYRALAGVEAGRFAA encoded by the coding sequence ATGGAGAACCTCCGGGTCCTGATCGTCTCCGAGTCCTTCCTGCCGCAGGTCAACGGCGTCACGAACTCCGTGCGCCGCGTCCTGGAGCACCTCGCCGCCACCGGCCACGTGGCCGAGCTGGTCGCGCCGACCGGCCCGCCGTCGTACGCCGGTTTTCCCGTCACCCACGCCCGCGGGGCGAGCCTGCCCTTCTACCGCGACTTCCGGATCGGCCTGGAGTCCCGTCGCCGGCTGCGGTCGGTGATGCTCCGCTTCCGGCCCGACGTCGTGCACATCGCCTCGCCAGCGACCCTGGGCTACCAGGCCACCCGGGCCGCGGCCGAGCTCGGGATCCCGACCCTGGCGGTCTACCAGACCGACCTGGTCGGCTTCGCCGAGCGGTACGGCATCGCCGGCGGGTGCCGGGCGATGGCGAGCCTGACCCGCCGCATCCACCACCGCGTCGACCTGACCCTCGCGCCGTCGAGCGCGAGCCTGCTCCAGCTCGACGGGCTGGGCATCCCGCGCACGGTGCTCTGGCCCCGCGGCGTCGACCTCCAGGCCTTCCACCCGGTCCGCCGCTCCGCCGCCCTGCGCCGCGAGCTCGCGCCGGACGGCCGGCTGCTCGTCGGGTACGTCGGCCGGCTGGCGCCCGAGAAGGAGCTGCACCTGCTGACCACCCTGGCCGAGGACCCGCGCTACCGCCTGGTCCTCGTCGGAGGCGGCCCGGAGGAGCAGCGGTTGCGCACCCTGCTCCCCGGCGCCGCCTTCCTCGGCGTACTGCACGGGGAGGCGCTCGGGGCGGCGTACGCCAGCCTCGACGTGTTCGTGCACACGGGCCGCCACGAGACCTACTGCCAGTCCGCGCAGGAGGCGCTGGCCTCCGGGGTGCCGGTCGTGGCGCCGCGGGCCGGCGGGCCGGTCGACGTGGTCGCCGACCGGGTGGCCGGTCTGCTCTACGAGCCCGGTGACGCGGCCGAGCTGGCGTCGTACGTCGGGCGGCTCGCCGACGACACGCTCTACCGCCGCCGGATGGGGCTGGCCGCGCGACGCAGCGTCGGCGACCGGTCCTGGCGCGCGGTCAACGAGCGGCTGGTCGAGCACTACCGCGCCCTGGCCGGGGTCGAGGCGGGTCGATTCGCCGCGTAG
- a CDS encoding LOG family protein → MKRTRGRIVHVESLGDLDRRLAAGARRLSGWRVRAVDLTGHTAELRRCRVAGASFLGCTFAPGVADDLSAAGALVLPAIPDVPVDVHRAALYSPGDLYDTELYDGSLDARAYAWAQRTGATEHELAKTLHDHAVDQALQAWVQGRQLVGVMGGHAALRGERGYAEAARLGHLLGARHVVATGGGPGAMEAANLGARLAGRPARELEAALAELAQVPSYRPSVTAWAAAARTVTDRVADPRETLGIPTWHYGHEPPNLFATAVAKYFRNSVREAILLEICDRGIVFLPGAAGTVQEVFQDACENYYADESSTAPMVLVGEEHWTRTLPVWPLLQALARGRAMESHVHLVDTVEEAAALVGGG, encoded by the coding sequence GTGAAGCGCACCCGCGGTCGGATCGTCCACGTCGAGTCCCTCGGTGACCTGGACCGGAGGCTGGCCGCGGGCGCGCGGCGGCTGTCCGGCTGGCGGGTGCGAGCGGTCGACCTGACCGGCCACACCGCCGAGCTGCGCCGCTGCCGGGTGGCGGGCGCGTCGTTCCTGGGCTGCACCTTCGCGCCGGGCGTCGCCGACGACCTGTCGGCGGCCGGGGCGTTGGTGCTGCCCGCGATCCCCGACGTACCCGTCGACGTGCACCGCGCCGCCCTCTACTCCCCCGGCGATCTCTACGACACCGAGCTGTACGACGGCTCCCTCGACGCCCGCGCCTACGCCTGGGCGCAGCGGACCGGCGCCACCGAGCACGAGCTGGCCAAGACCCTGCACGACCACGCCGTCGATCAGGCCCTGCAGGCCTGGGTCCAGGGCCGTCAGCTGGTCGGGGTGATGGGTGGGCACGCCGCGCTCCGCGGTGAGCGGGGGTACGCCGAGGCAGCGCGGCTGGGGCACCTGCTCGGCGCGCGCCACGTCGTGGCGACCGGCGGCGGGCCGGGCGCGATGGAGGCGGCCAACCTGGGGGCTCGGCTGGCGGGCCGGCCCGCGCGCGAGCTCGAGGCGGCGCTGGCCGAGCTGGCGCAGGTGCCGTCGTACCGCCCCTCCGTGACGGCGTGGGCCGCGGCCGCCCGCACCGTCACCGACCGGGTCGCGGACCCGCGCGAGACGCTCGGGATCCCGACCTGGCACTACGGCCACGAGCCGCCGAACCTGTTCGCGACCGCGGTGGCGAAGTACTTCCGCAACTCCGTGCGCGAGGCGATCCTGCTGGAGATCTGCGACCGCGGCATCGTCTTCCTGCCCGGCGCGGCCGGCACCGTGCAGGAGGTCTTCCAGGACGCCTGCGAGAACTACTACGCCGACGAGTCCTCCACGGCGCCGATGGTGCTGGTCGGCGAGGAGCACTGGACCCGCACCCTGCCCGTCTGGCCGCTGCTCCAGGCGCTCGCCCGCGGGCGAGCCATGGAGTCGCACGTGCACCTGGTCGACACCGTCGAGGAGGCGGCGGCGCTGGTCGGCGGCGGCTGA
- a CDS encoding RIO1 family regulatory kinase/ATPase gives MTHDSYAPTGEEPYSSEHLVRLPEPDPQDPPGPDPLDGIDESFVFAFQTYDDVADGQRWTTWYDVEPLSRGPEPRPDWVVTSRGAIDTELGILKTGKEADVFLLERADPLEPERAVVMAAKRYRSSEHRTFHRAASYTEGRSMKRSRDERAVKRKSTFGKLVAAGEWAVSEWDALKRFTELGLPVPYPVQIDGTEILMEWITVETEDGVETAPRLAQTRPEPALLQAYLDQLRDALTTMVQHGIVHGDLSPYNILAAGDRLVIIDLPQIVDLVGNLNGMDFLMRDCTNVCSWFRARGLDVDEHDLFGELLAHAF, from the coding sequence ATGACGCACGACAGCTATGCACCGACCGGCGAGGAGCCGTACTCCTCTGAGCACCTGGTCCGCCTCCCCGAGCCGGACCCCCAGGATCCCCCGGGCCCCGACCCCCTCGACGGGATCGACGAGAGCTTCGTCTTCGCCTTCCAGACGTACGACGACGTCGCCGACGGCCAGCGCTGGACCACCTGGTACGACGTCGAGCCGCTCTCCCGCGGACCCGAGCCGCGCCCCGACTGGGTCGTCACGTCCCGGGGCGCGATCGACACCGAGCTCGGCATCCTGAAGACCGGCAAGGAGGCCGACGTCTTCCTCCTGGAGCGGGCGGACCCGCTGGAGCCCGAGCGAGCGGTCGTGATGGCGGCCAAGCGCTACCGCAGCAGCGAGCACCGCACCTTCCACCGGGCCGCGTCGTACACCGAGGGCCGGAGCATGAAGCGCTCCCGCGACGAGCGGGCGGTCAAGCGCAAGAGCACCTTCGGCAAGCTGGTCGCGGCCGGCGAGTGGGCGGTCTCGGAGTGGGACGCGCTGAAGCGGTTCACCGAGCTCGGGCTGCCGGTGCCGTACCCCGTGCAGATCGACGGCACCGAGATCCTGATGGAGTGGATCACCGTCGAGACCGAGGACGGCGTCGAGACGGCCCCGCGGCTGGCGCAGACCCGGCCGGAGCCGGCGCTGCTGCAGGCCTACCTCGACCAGCTCCGCGACGCGCTCACCACGATGGTCCAGCACGGGATCGTGCACGGCGACCTGTCGCCGTACAACATCCTCGCCGCGGGCGACCGGCTCGTGATCATCGACCTTCCCCAGATCGTCGACCTGGTCGGCAACCTGAACGGGATGGACTTCCTGATGCGCGACTGCACGAACGTCTGCTCGTGGTTCCGCGCCCGGGGGTTGGACGTCGACGAGCACGACCTGTTCGGGGAACTGCTGGCCCACGCCTTCTAA
- a CDS encoding rhodanese-like domain-containing protein, translating to MEVTVGVVVRVVTLTVPELGNRCYLAHDGSRALVVDPPRDLALVERAAELAGVEIAAVADTHVHHDYVSGALALARRHGADYLLSADERVEFERVGVRHGDLVPVGGLEVRVLATPGHTRHHQSFLVCGGERPGALFSGGGLLHGSVGRTDLVHPRLALDLARAQWGSARLLGDLDPRTALHPTHGFGSFCASATGNDDTQDGDTVTIGDETSRNPAYSTDRDRYARDLVAGYGPVPAYFPHLDPLNRAGAGRAEPRPARPATAEEVADAILRGSWVVDVRGHDEFADGHLAGSVSVEYSAQFATYVGWLVPWQDDIVLLTDSPRLLQPALRDLARIGIDGVGTHVLPRETPLAATYRRATWADFRSPTADQRVVVDVRQRDEWEDGHLPGAVHVPVHDVEVVAASLPAGELWVHCRSGYRAGIAASLLHRLGRAVVQVDDAWEQVAELGIPTTTDHLAA from the coding sequence GTGGAGGTCACGGTGGGCGTGGTCGTGCGGGTGGTCACCCTGACGGTTCCCGAGCTCGGGAACCGCTGCTACCTGGCCCACGACGGCAGCCGCGCCCTGGTCGTCGACCCGCCCCGCGACCTCGCGCTCGTCGAGCGGGCGGCCGAGCTCGCCGGTGTCGAGATCGCCGCGGTCGCCGACACCCACGTCCACCACGACTACGTCTCGGGCGCGCTCGCCCTGGCTCGCCGCCACGGCGCCGACTACCTGCTCTCGGCCGACGAACGGGTCGAGTTCGAGCGGGTCGGCGTACGCCACGGCGACCTGGTGCCGGTCGGCGGCCTGGAGGTCCGGGTCCTGGCGACCCCGGGCCACACCCGGCACCACCAGTCCTTCCTGGTCTGCGGTGGTGAGCGCCCCGGCGCCCTGTTCAGCGGCGGCGGCCTGCTGCACGGCAGCGTGGGACGCACCGACCTGGTCCACCCGCGCCTGGCCCTCGACCTGGCCCGTGCGCAGTGGGGCAGCGCCCGCCTCCTCGGTGACCTCGACCCTCGCACCGCACTGCATCCCACCCACGGCTTCGGCAGCTTCTGTGCGAGCGCGACCGGCAACGACGACACCCAGGACGGAGACACCGTGACCATCGGCGACGAGACGAGCCGCAACCCGGCGTACAGCACCGACCGCGACCGCTACGCCCGCGACCTGGTCGCGGGCTACGGGCCGGTCCCGGCGTACTTCCCGCACCTGGATCCGCTCAACCGCGCCGGAGCCGGCCGCGCCGAGCCCCGACCAGCCCGACCGGCCACCGCCGAGGAGGTCGCCGACGCCATCCTGCGCGGGTCGTGGGTCGTCGACGTGCGCGGGCACGACGAGTTCGCCGACGGCCACCTCGCCGGCTCGGTCAGCGTCGAGTACTCCGCGCAGTTCGCGACGTACGTCGGCTGGCTGGTCCCGTGGCAGGACGACATCGTGCTGCTGACCGACTCCCCCCGCCTGCTGCAGCCGGCCCTGCGGGACCTGGCCCGGATCGGCATCGACGGCGTCGGCACCCACGTGCTGCCGCGCGAGACGCCGCTCGCGGCGACGTACCGCCGGGCCACCTGGGCCGACTTCCGCTCCCCAACCGCCGACCAGCGCGTGGTCGTCGACGTCCGGCAGCGCGACGAGTGGGAGGACGGCCACCTGCCCGGCGCCGTCCACGTGCCGGTCCACGACGTCGAGGTGGTGGCCGCGTCCCTGCCCGCCGGCGAGCTGTGGGTGCACTGCCGCTCGGGCTACCGCGCGGGGATCGCCGCCAGCCTGCTGCACCGACTCGGCCGCGCCGTGGTCCAGGTCGACGACGCCTGGGAGCAGGTCGCGGAGCTGGGCATCCCCACGACCACCGACCACCTCGCCGCCTGA
- a CDS encoding M1 family metallopeptidase, which produces MHPLRPLGLLVALVCTVGLLAPVPAPAVGSVLDPTPGAPGIGDSYFPLDGNGGIDVLHYDVRVAYDLASGRLQGSTRVTLRATRDLSGFNLDLLLPVQSVQVDDVPAAFRKPDQHELQITPAAPLRQGETVAVTVAYDGLPAPITYAGEQNWLADDHEVVAMNQPHMAPWWFPANDHPRDRARFDVHVTVPTDLDVVGNGTLVGRTVDGALATTHWRSEEPMATYLAFFAAGRFRTASGVRKGLPWYVAVSERLPPAQQYRAMQLMRRTPAITSWLERRLGRYPFSSTGGLTTSMPVGFALENQTRPTYPVMDHNATRTVVHEIAHQWFGDSVTVRGWRDIWLNEGPATYFEVLWTARHGGPSGREWLAQAYRDLAPNEYFWRIRVDDPGPGHLFDVPVYQRGAMALQALRSRIGRRDFDRLLRTWVRSHRGRTGTTRQFVALAERVSGEDLGRFFQAWLRAPRPPAPTAANGL; this is translated from the coding sequence GTGCACCCCCTCCGTCCCCTCGGCCTGCTCGTCGCGCTGGTCTGCACCGTCGGCCTCCTCGCGCCCGTGCCGGCCCCGGCGGTCGGCTCCGTGCTGGACCCGACGCCGGGTGCCCCGGGCATCGGCGACTCGTACTTCCCGCTCGACGGCAACGGCGGGATCGACGTGCTCCACTACGACGTGCGCGTGGCCTACGACCTGGCCTCGGGCCGACTGCAGGGCAGCACCCGGGTGACCCTGCGGGCCACACGCGACCTCTCCGGCTTCAACCTCGACCTGCTGCTGCCCGTGCAGTCGGTGCAGGTCGACGACGTGCCGGCGGCGTTCCGCAAGCCCGACCAGCACGAGCTCCAGATCACCCCCGCGGCGCCGCTGCGCCAGGGGGAGACCGTCGCGGTCACGGTCGCGTACGACGGACTGCCCGCGCCCATCACCTACGCCGGTGAGCAGAACTGGCTCGCCGACGACCACGAGGTCGTGGCGATGAACCAGCCGCACATGGCCCCGTGGTGGTTCCCCGCCAACGACCACCCGCGCGACCGGGCCCGCTTCGACGTGCACGTCACCGTGCCCACCGACCTGGACGTGGTCGGCAACGGCACGCTGGTCGGCCGCACGGTCGACGGGGCGCTCGCGACCACGCACTGGCGCAGCGAGGAGCCGATGGCCACCTACCTCGCGTTCTTCGCCGCGGGCCGGTTCCGCACCGCGTCCGGCGTCCGCAAGGGCCTCCCGTGGTACGTCGCGGTCTCCGAGCGGCTCCCGCCGGCCCAGCAGTACCGCGCGATGCAGCTGATGCGGCGTACCCCTGCGATCACCTCGTGGCTCGAGCGCCGGCTGGGCCGCTACCCGTTCTCCAGCACGGGCGGGCTGACCACGTCGATGCCCGTCGGGTTCGCGCTCGAGAACCAGACGCGGCCGACGTACCCCGTCATGGACCACAACGCCACGCGCACGGTCGTCCACGAGATCGCGCACCAGTGGTTCGGCGACTCGGTGACCGTCCGCGGCTGGCGCGACATCTGGCTCAACGAGGGGCCGGCGACGTACTTCGAGGTGCTGTGGACCGCGAGGCACGGCGGTCCGAGCGGGCGGGAGTGGCTCGCGCAGGCCTATCGCGACCTCGCACCCAACGAGTACTTCTGGCGGATCCGCGTGGACGACCCCGGGCCCGGACACCTCTTCGACGTGCCGGTCTACCAGCGCGGCGCCATGGCCCTGCAGGCGCTGCGCTCCCGGATCGGCCGGCGCGACTTCGACCGGCTGCTGCGCACCTGGGTGCGCAGCCATCGCGGGCGGACGGGCACCACCCGCCAGTTCGTCGCGCTCGCGGAGCGCGTCAGCGGCGAGGACCTCGGCCGGTTCTTCCAGGCCTGGCTGCGCGCCCCGCGCCCGCCGGCTCCCACCGCCGCCAACGGGCTCTGA